The region AGGACGTTTGCATGATTGCTAATTTGCTGCTCGCATTGGTGGCTCTGATCCACATCTACATCGTGGTGCTAGAGATGTTTTTGTGGGAGAAGCCACTGGGGCGCAAGGTCTTCCGCACCACGCCCGAATTTGCCGCGGCCTCCAAAGTGCTGGCGGCCAACCAAGGGCTTTACAACGGCTTTCTGGTCGCGGGTTTGATCTGGGGCCTGAGCCTCGGCCCAGTCGCGGGTCAGCCGGTGCAATTGTTCTTCCTGGCCTGCGTGCTGGTGGCGGGGCTATACGGCGCGC is a window of Paucibacter sp. KCTC 42545 DNA encoding:
- a CDS encoding DUF1304 domain-containing protein — translated: MIANLLLALVALIHIYIVVLEMFLWEKPLGRKVFRTTPEFAAASKVLAANQGLYNGFLVAGLIWGLSLGPVAGQPVQLFFLACVLVAGLYGALTVGKKILFVQAVPAALAIAAVLLKL